The following proteins are encoded in a genomic region of Hippocampus zosterae strain Florida chromosome 2, ASM2543408v3, whole genome shotgun sequence:
- the LOC127596475 gene encoding target of Nesh-SH3-like — MARTASLLRHLLLFGAAVLSGCIPAQMTRVRRHNVKVKINATGDTITMKFLRPSPDFKLEGYILGYGSSVSSKQFIPLPENGIPYQAEMDAEPKYLVAVQPVRPDHVTKHCTGKLNLDEPLKLVIGNVSPTAVLLSWGSHLKNSFDRDILDDCLQDGFYTVRYREKNKKWIYQTCPTSDTVIDNLTPETPYEFGVRSNKDDRSGAWSKAIIQSTNLAAKTKPKPPKRRLALVKPLNPLRPRAFFPPRPALHNWTQSRLPSPLLHRAALPGKWHSSFARDLWRDLWRSRNTVFGLFFFLSSVNGHRDFPPIKPVLWTRPRSGSVGKKTNLLGKPNQSEKTVDRKRADKLAVLQPKVPVAATKPTLSRPTERRQKYTTTMSPTTQAPQQESWGNSDLFQSQPASDIDATGKKRYVAPHVIYQTGKRADEPCSITSSLNFFPEDERGDVNVTAAPKSPPSNLTVVTVEGCSSFIILDWEQTNNDTTEYEVISTTKGPDGEKVSILTTNQTHTAVENLKPESSYEFKVKPKNDFGAGPSSEPVSFNTESADPRVSENVSGKDAIWTQFPFKADSYSDCHGKQYVKRTRYRKFVGVQLCNSLRYKIYLSDSLNGKFYNIGDQSGFGEDHCQFVDSFLDGRTGRQVGAAQLPSRSGFHRAVRQEPVQFGPIGGHSHIGYVSWYECGTPIPGKW, encoded by the exons ATGGCACGCACCGCTTCCCTCCTCCGCCACCTCTTGCTCTTTGGAGCAGCGGTTCTGTCCGGCTGCATCCCAGCGCAGATGACCCGAG TCCGTCGCCACAATGTGAAAGTCAAGATCAACGCCACGGGTGACACCATCACCATGAAGTTCCTGCGACCGAGTCCCGACTTCAAGCTGGAAGGTTACATTCTAGGTTACGGCAGCAGCGTCTCCTCCAAGCAGTTCATCCCTTTGCCTGAAAACGGGATACCCTACCAGGCTGAGATGG ACGCGGAACCCAAGTACCTGGTGGCCGTGCAGCCGGTCCGTCCCGACCACGTGACCAAACACTGCACAG GAAAGTTGAACTTGGACGAGCCGCTCAAACTGGTGATTGGCAACGTCAGCCCCACCGCGGTGCTGCTGTCCTGGGGGAGCCATCTGAAAAATTCCTTTGACAGGGACATCTTGGATGATTGCCTGCAGGACGG TTTCTACACTGTGCGCTACCGGGAGAAAAACAAGAAGTGGATCTATCAGACGTGCCCGACGAGTGACACGGTCATCGACAACCTGACTCCCGAGACGCCCTACGAATTTGGGGTCCGCTCCAACAAGGATGACCGCAGCGGTGCCTGGAGTAAAGCCATCATCCAAAGTACCAACCTGGCTG CTAAAACAAAACCGAAGCCACCAAAACGCCGTCTTGCTCTGGTGAAGCCACTG AACCCACTCAGGCCTCGAGCTTTCTTCCCGCCACGTCCAG CACTTCACAACTGGACGCAGTCTCGACTTCCTTCACCGCTGCTTCACCGCGCGGCTCTCCCAGGCAAGTGGCACTCTTCCTTTGCTCGTGACCTCTGGCGTGACCTCTGGCGCTCGA GAAACAccgtttttgggttgtttttttttctctcttcagtGAATGGACACCGGGATTTCCCCCCCATCAAGCCCGTCTTATGGACACGTCCTCGTTCAG GGTCCGTGGGCAAGAAAACAAACCTGCTCGGAAAACCGAACCAATCAG AGAAGACCGTCGACCGGAAACGCGCCGATAAACTGGCCGTCCTCCAGCCCAAAGTTCCGGTGGCCGCCACCAAGCCAACTCTCTCCAGGCCGACTGAGCGGCGACAAAAATACACCACCACGATGTCGCCCACGACTCAAG CCCCTCAGCAAGAATCGTGGGGAAACTCAGACTTGTTCCAGTCGCAGCCTGCTTCGGACATTGACGCCACGGGCAAAAAACGTTACGTGG CACCTCACGTCATCTACCAAACGGGCAAGAGAGCGGACGAGCCCTGTTCCATTACATCGTCCTTGAACTTCTTCCCCGAGGATGAGCGCGGCGACGTCAACGTGACGGCCGCGCCCAAGTCGCCGCCCTCGAACCTCACCGTGGTCACGGTGGAGGGATGTTCTTCCTTCATCATTCTGGACTGGGAACAGACCAACAATGACACCACAG AGTACGAAGTAATCTCAACCACAAAAGGACCCGACGGCGAGAAAGTTTCCATTTTGACCACCAACCAGACGCATACAGCAGTGGAGAACCTGAAACCCGAAAGCAG TTACGAGTTCAAGGTGAAGCCAAAGAACGACTTTGGCGCAGGTCCGTCCAGCGAGCCGGTATCCTTCAACACCGAGTCGG CGGACCCTCGGGTGAGCGAAAACGTCTCAG GTAAAGATGCCATCTGGACGCAGTTCCCCTTCAAGGCGGACTCTTACTCCGACTGTCACGGCAAACAATACGTCAAGAGAACCAGGTACCGCAAATTTGTGGGGGTCCAACTCTGCAACTCGCTTCGGTACAAGATCTACCTGAGCGACTCGCTAAACG GTAAATTCTACAACATCGGAGACCAGAGCGGCTTCGGTGAGGACCACTGCCAGTTTGTCGATTCGTTCCTGGACGGGAGAACTGGACGGCAAGTGGGTGCGGCCCAGCTGCCATCCAgatctg GCTTTCATCGAGCGGTACGACAAGAGCCAGTTCAGTTCGGCCCAATCGGTGGACACTCCCACATCGGCTACGTGTCTTGGTACGAGTGCGGAACTCCCATCCCAGGAAAATGGTAA